Proteins co-encoded in one Sus scrofa isolate TJ Tabasco breed Duroc chromosome 14, Sscrofa11.1, whole genome shotgun sequence genomic window:
- the LOC100737977 gene encoding tumor necrosis factor receptor superfamily member 10B-like, producing the protein MAPGPHLPRRLECRAVGGSKYDPALQERRCGLPMALPAVCPHRDRTRNWGPSAPTASGAPAGRAASPQPSRQDLRAPIVVVLVLSVTAASGMPTGQGRFHQQMAAPEAGSLGRWKCPPGFHVEDASGECVRCTDGVDYTSHPNTLFSCLRCTVCKSGEEEKTPCTATADTGCECKPGTFREENSPEFCQKCHTRCPDGMVMATPCTPSSDLKCVHQESGTRASGEALDPGEPVTTNLQPPTASSPSSSNSQLVAKIAASCLVVLFLVVSACLIYKYKVQGCGLHRKFMDKVLFWRSHPSRRPEALDNARNNTLSNRDGLSSPVSDQEVEDPEQVEPTGVQSSGEAEHLLEPAAAEGSRVRRRLLVPADGGDPTECLRQFFDDFSNIVPCDCWDKLMRKMDLTQNDILQSRDRARNTGDALYEMLETWVRRKGREASVNDLLDALEALGQRYAKEKIEDTLVGSRKFVFKEGEAGAAVS; encoded by the exons ATGGCTCCGGGACCCCATCTTCCTCGTCGTCTTGAGTGTCGTGCTGTGG GAGGCAGCAAGTACGATCCGGCGCTGCAGGAAAGACGCTGTGGACTCCCGATGGCTCTACCGGCCGTCTGCCCGCATCGCGATCGAACGAGGAACTGGGGACCGAGCGCACCCACCGCCTCGGGCGCTCCGGCAGGGCGCGCCGCCAGCCCCCAGCCTTCGCGCCAGGACCTCAGGGCTCCCATCGTCGTGGTGTTGGTGCTGTCG gtcacagctgcctcAGGCATGCCCACAGGGCAGGGACGATTTCACCAGCAAATGGCTGCCCCAGAGGCAGGGAGTCTTGGCCGCTGGAAGTGTCCACCAG gGTTCCATGTGGAGGACGCCAGTGGAGAGTGTGTCCGGTGCACAGACGGAGTGGATTACACCAGTCATCCAAACACCCTCTTTTCTTGCTTACGCTGCACGGTTTGCAAATCAG GTGAAGAAGAGAAGACCCCTTGCACAGCAACTGCGGACACAGGGTGTGAGTGCAAACCTGGAACTTTCCGTGAAGAAAACTCCCCCGAGTTCTGCCAGAAGTGCCACACCAG GTGCCCTGATGGGATGGTCATGGCCACGCCGTGTACCCCCTCGAGTGACCTCAAGTGTGTGCATCAAGAGTCAGGTACCCGGGCCAGTGGGGAGGCCCTGGATCCTGGAGAGCCAGTGACCACGAACCTGCAACCGCCCAccgcttcctctccctcctcaagCAATTCACAACTGGTGGCTAAAATTGCAGCTTCTTGTTTAGTTGTCCTTTTTCTGGTGGTGAGCGCATGCTTGATCTACAAGTACAAAGTTCAAG GTTGTGGACTGCACCGCAAATTCATGGACAAA GTCCTTTTCTGGCGATCACATCCCTCAAGAAGGCCTGAGGCGCTGGACAATGCCCGCAACAACACCCTGAGCAATAGAGACGGCCTGTCCTCTCCAGTCTCTGATCAGGAGGTAGAAGACCCTGAGCAGGTGGAGCCCACGGGAGTACAGTCCTCAGGGGAAGCAGAACATCTACTG GAACCGGCAGCAGCTGAAGGGTCTCGGGTGCGAAGACGGCTCCTGGTTCCTGCGGACGGTGGAGACCCCACAGAAT GCTTGAGGCAGTTCTTTGATGACTTTTCCAACATCGTGCCTTGTGATTGCTGGGACAAACTCATGAGAAAGATGGACCTCACCCAAAATGACATCCTTCAGAGCAGAGATCGCGCTCGGAACACCGGGGATGCCTTGTATGAGATGCTGGAGACCTGGGTCCGCCGCAAAGGGCGGGAGGCCTCAGTCAACGACCTCCTCGATGCCTTGGAAGCACTGGGGCAAAGATACGCAAAGGAGAAAATTGAGGACACGCTGGTGGGCTCAAGAAAGTTCGTCTTCAAAGAAGGTGAAGCTGGTGCTGCTGTGTCCTGA